One genomic window of Conger conger chromosome 7, fConCon1.1, whole genome shotgun sequence includes the following:
- the eif4a1b gene encoding eukaryotic translation initiation factor 4A1B, producing MSADYEERPRDNGPEGMEPEGIIESNWNEIVDSFDEMNLRETLLRGIYAYGFEKPSAIQQRAILPCIKGYDVIAQAQSGTGKTATFAISILQQIDIELKGTQALVLAPTRELAQQIQKVILALGDYMGASCHACIGGTNVRNEVQKLQAEAPHIVVGTPGRVFDMLNRRYLSPKYIKMFVLDEADEMLSRGFKDQIYEIFQKLGTSTQVVLLSATMPIDVLEVTKKFMREPVRILVKKEELTLEGIRQFYINVEKEEWKLDTLCDLYETLTITQAVIFINTRRKVDWLTEKMHARDFTVSALHGDMDQKERDLIMREFRSGSSRVLITTDLLARGIDVQQVSLVINYDLPTNRENYIHRIGRGGRFGRKGVAINMVTEDDKRTLRDIESFYNTTVEEMPMNVADLI from the exons ATGTCGGCAGATTATGAAGAGAG ACCCAGAGACAATGGCCCCGAGGGCATGGAGCCAGAGGGAATCATTGAG AGCAACTGGAACGAGATCGTGGACAGCTTTGATGAAATGAACCTGCGTGAGACTTTGCTCAGAGGAATCTACGCCTATGGTTTTGAGAAGCCCTCTGCCATTCAGCAGCGGGCAATTCTCCCTTGTATCAAGG GTTACGATGTGATTGCACAGGCGCAGTCAGGCACAGGGAAGACCGCCACCTTCGCCATCTCCATCCTGCAGCAGATTGACATCGAGCTGAAGGGCACACAGGCTCTGGTCCTGGCCCCCACCAGGGAGCTGGCTCAGCAG ATTCAGAAGGTGATTCTGGCCCTGGGCGACTACATGGGTGCCTCCTGCCATGCCTGCATCGGGGGAACCAACGTGCGGAACGAGGTGCAGAAGCTCCAGGCAGAGGCACCCCACATAGTGGTGGGAACCCCGGGCCGAGTCTTCGACATGCTTAACCGCAGATACCTCT CTCCCAAGTACATCAAGATGTTTGTGCTGGATGAGGCTGATGAGATGCTGAGCAGGGGGTTCAAGGACCAGATCTACGAGATCTTCCAGAAGCTGGGCACCTCCACACAG GTGGTGCTGTTGTCTGCCACGATGCCCATTGATGTGCTAGAGGTCACCAAGAAGTTCATGCGGGAACCGGTGCGCATCCTTGTGAAGAAGGAGGAGCTGACGCTGGAGGGTATCCGCCAGTTCTACATTAATGTGGAGAAAGAG GAGTGGAAGCTGGACACCCTGTGTGACCTATACGAGACCTTGACCATCACTCAGGCGGTCATCTTCATCAACACCCGGCGGAAGGTCGACTGGCTGACGGAGAAGATGCACGCCAGAGACTTCACAGTCTCTGCCTTG CATGGAGACATGGACCAGAAGGAGCGTGACCTGATCATGAGAGAGTTCCGCTCAGGGTCCAGCCGAGTTCTCATCACCACTGACCTGCTG GCCAGAGGAATTGATGTGCAACAGGTGTCCCTGGTCATCAATTACGACCTCCCTACCAACCGTGAAAACTACATTCACAG GATTGGCCGCGGGGGCCGTTTCGGCAGGAAAGGGGTGGCCATCAACATGGTGACTGAAGACGACAAGCGCACGCTTCGCGACATAGAGAGCTTCTACAACACCACCGTGGAGGAGATGCCCATGAACGTGGCTGACCTCATTTAG
- the senp3a gene encoding sentrin-specific protease 3a — translation MRDSGGSLTQNLWANELTLPGGQEGSGGGGMGGTHLMDPATTHHVPSPIHLKLGQREKERVWDAEYIDQEEGEEEPEEDEEDCDDDVDEEGGEEEGQEQQGEEEEEEEEEEDDNDEGEEDEYDDEVSWEEGDGDWALLPLPRELHQQQLQMHPEHNALDSGGSPAHMRLNGLRGRRLQLRRRRLGRYSGMRSRLAQHWRSWRQWAQCSTTTASGLGWVQRRRRLFGLYRRWQNKTRPARGPLQNGETAGLFGESGFMGRRLNGFPGEIQIGRVVSLAGMGGQSSSPESPNNGLLPSRDKAPPQNALADEHITCIQGILEEFLQQYGSLIPIHSDEVVEKLEDIFSESFSQPNRKMAVQQQIQSHQRLSGTAMVRGFRVNYKRHVLTMDDLSTLYGQNWLNDQVMNMYGDLVMDSVPEKVHFFNSFFYDKLRTKGYDGVKRWTKNVDIFQKELLLIPIHLEVHWSLVCVDVPRRSITYFDSQRTLNRRCPKHIAKYLQAEAVKKEQKDFLTGWNGFFKMNVARQNNDSDCGAFVLQYCKCLALGQPFSFGQQDMPKLRRLMYKELCHCKLSV, via the exons ATGAGAGACAGTGGAGGCAGTCTGACACAGAACCTCTGGGCCAATGAGCTGACTCTTCCTGGGGGTCAGGAGGGCAGTGGCGGTGGGGGGATGGGAGGGACCCATCTTATGGACCCGGCTACCACCCACCATGTCCCCAGCCCCATACACCTCAAACTAGGTCagcgagagaaggagagggttTGGGATGCAGAGTATATAgaccaggaggagggggaagaagaaccggaggaggatgaggaggactgtgatgatgatgttgatgaggaggggggagaggaagagggacaagagcagcagggggaggaggaagaggaggaggaggaggaggaggatgacaATGATGAAGGTGAAGAGGACGAGTATGACGATGAAGTCAGCTGGGAGGAAGGAGATGGGGACTGGGCATTACTGCCGTTGCCACGGGAACTGcatcagcagcagctgcagatgCACCCCGAACACAATGCCTTGGACTCTGGCGGCAGCCCCGCCCACATGCGGCTGAACGGGCTCCGGGGGCGGAGGCTGCAGCTGCGCCGGCGGAGGCTGGGCCGCTACAGTGGCATGCGTTCCCGCCTGGCCCAGCACTGGAGGTCCTGGCGTCAGTGGGCCCAGTGTTCCACCACCACTGCCAGCGGGCTTGGGTGGGTGCAGAGGCGACGTCGGCTTTTTGGGCTGTACAGGCGCTGGCAGAACAAGACCCGGCCCGCCCGGGGACCGCTGCAGAATGGGGAGACTGCAGGGCTCTTTGGGGAGTCAGGATTCATGG GACGCAGGTTGAATGGTTTTCCTGGCGAGATTCAGATTGGCCGCGTGGTCAGCCTGGCAGGAATGGGAGGCCAGAGCTCATCCCCCGAATCTCCGAACAACGGTCTGCTTCCTTCCCGGGACAAAGCTCCTCCCCAGAACGCACTTGCTGATGAACACATTACTTGCATCCAAG GTATTCTGGAGGAGTTCCTGCAGCAGTATGGCAGTTTGATCCCCATCCACTCAGATGAGGTGGTGGAGAAGTTGGAGGACATCTTCAGCGAGAGCTTCTCTCAGCCCAACAG GAAGATGGCGGTGCAACAGCAAATTCAGTCCCACCAGCGGCTGTCTGGAACTGCCATGGTGCGAGGGTTCCGTGTAAACTACAAGCGTCATGTCCTGACCATGGACGACCTCAGCACATTGTATGGACAAAACTGGCTCAATGACCAG GTCATGAATATGTATGGAGATTTAGTGATGGATTCTGTGCCTGAGAAG gttcatttttttaatagctttttttATGACAAATTGAGGACAAAAGGTTATGATGGTGTCAAGCGATGGACAAAAAAT GTGGACATCTTTCAGAAAGAGCTCCTGTTGATACCCATTCACCTGGAGGTCCACTggtcactggtgtgtgtggatgtcccACGTCGCTCCATTACTTACTTTGACTCCCAGCGCACTCTAAACCGTCGTTGCCCCAAG cataTTGCAAAGTACCTGCAGGCAGAGGCTGTCAAAAAAGAACAGAAGGACTTTCTAACTGGGTGGAATGGCTTCTTCAAAATG AATGTGGCCAGGCAGAACAACGACAGCGACTGCGGGGCCTTCGTTCTCCAG TACTGCAAGTGTTTAGCCCTGGGACAGCCATTCAGCTTTGGCCAGCAGGACATGCCGAAGCTGAGGAGACTCATGTACAAAGAACTGTGTCACTGCaagctgtctgtgtga